A genomic window from Algoriphagus sp. Y33 includes:
- a CDS encoding LuxR C-terminal-related transcriptional regulator, translated as MDKVLLKDLRKQNTFTKLFQEWKEQEFQEHPEEQKKMNELEQLSQHIGMREGMTIACFDYRNLSLAFFTGNVEELTGYPESMFRSKGMETSFAMIHPEDRPELFRFQKIVFDSFHQLTLEERHTFEFSYTTRWVHRKTNVISWMLGKVRPYLIDSVGNFAMDLHIIVQLHTPPKSTGYDWNYSYQKEDGTRIFVSKNSPSSRVISLTRKQKEIVKLILDGKESKEIAADLNISVNTVATHRKNILKKLQARNVGEMVKILSMYPFS; from the coding sequence ATGGATAAGGTACTGTTGAAAGACCTTAGGAAGCAAAATACGTTCACTAAACTCTTTCAGGAATGGAAGGAGCAGGAATTTCAAGAGCATCCTGAGGAGCAAAAGAAAATGAATGAACTTGAGCAACTAAGCCAACATATCGGCATGCGGGAGGGAATGACTATTGCATGCTTTGACTATAGAAATCTGAGTTTGGCTTTTTTTACGGGAAACGTAGAAGAGTTGACTGGGTATCCTGAGTCGATGTTTCGATCTAAGGGAATGGAAACATCTTTTGCAATGATACATCCTGAGGACAGGCCTGAACTTTTTCGCTTTCAAAAAATAGTTTTTGACAGTTTTCATCAGCTTACTTTGGAAGAGAGGCATACATTCGAATTTTCATACACCACACGCTGGGTTCATCGTAAAACCAATGTAATCTCTTGGATGCTTGGCAAAGTACGGCCATACTTGATTGATTCAGTGGGTAATTTTGCCATGGATTTACATATCATTGTTCAGTTGCATACTCCACCCAAATCAACTGGTTATGATTGGAATTATTCTTACCAAAAAGAGGATGGGACGCGGATATTTGTGAGTAAAAATTCCCCTAGCAGTCGGGTAATTTCTTTGACTCGGAAGCAAAAAGAGATTGTAAAACTGATTTTGGACGGAAAGGAATCCAAGGAAATCGCGGCTGATTTGAATATTTCAGTGAATACAGTGGCGACGCATAGGAAAAACATCTTAAAGAAGCTCCAAGCTAGAAATGTGGGAGAAATGGTGAAAATATTATCAATGTATCCGTTTTCATAG